The following are encoded in a window of Vespula vulgaris chromosome 8, iyVesVulg1.1, whole genome shotgun sequence genomic DNA:
- the LOC127065917 gene encoding MTOR-associated protein MEAK7 produces the protein MGHGSSRSASSANILSAEELTLVDNIFKSMSRSSGSIKREDIFKHWSMHLDDVLLQFVVRFLCHEPGKKVSAINGENFGRLYVFAVRGSAEERTDLIFEGFSEEEQKFEIPTATFLQYIQATINSYLRLQKNAANSHYLSWSSIGCTVNNRRINMRSQSLCEDIVKYGDVLTVDQVVNWFAAAATFKTIQSHVFQCLFLVSQKKGDKNTSARINDLNLLPICKGLENIPHFPSILGLGDVLFLNLSLPHELRKEWRFLFSSQVHGESFSTMLGRITMQGATIIILQDTDDHVFGGFAPDSWRLGPNFIGNQGCFLFKLEPDILTFSSTTYNNHYQYLNLYQQTMPNGLLMGGQLNYPGLWLDSEYGTGKSSKSCTTFQNYVQLSGKENFKIKHCEVWGVGPIPAVEEDVRENKSVLDQDPTAKVMMELHGRKMHSEGIRDKKD, from the coding sequence ATGGGTCATGGATCAAGCCGTTCTGCTTCCTCTGCAAATATTCTATCTGCAGAAGAATTAACATTAGtggacaatatttttaaatcaatgtCCAGAAGTTCGGGTTCTATAAAACgtgaagatatttttaaacacTGGTCGATGCACTTGGATGACGTGCTTTTGCAATTTGTTGTAAGATTTCTTTGCCATGAACCTGGCAAAAAAGTCTCAGCTATAAATGGAGAAAATTTTGGTCGCTTATATGTTTTTGCAGTACGTGGAAGCGCGGAAGAACGTACTGATCTGATATTTGAAGGATTTTCAGAAGAAGAGCAGAAGTTTGAAATACCTACTGCCACTTTTCTGCAATATATTCAAGCTActattaattcttatttaagGCTGCAGAAAAATGCTGCTAATTCGCATTATCTTTCATGGAGTAGTATTGGTTGTACTGTGAATAATAGACGTATAAATATGCGTTCGCAAAGTCTGTGCGAAGATATTGTCAAATATGGTGATGTGTTAACGGTTGATCAAGTAGTTAATTGGTTTGCGGCAGCTGCTACATTTAAAACTATTCAATCACACGTTTTTCAGTGTCTTTTTCTAGTTTCtcagaaaaaaggagataaaaatacTAGTGCACGGATTAATGATTTAAATCTGTTACCTATTTGTAAAGGTTTGGAAAATATTCCTCATTTTCCAAGTATTCTGGGGCTTGGTGACGTTTTGTTCCTAAATCTAAGTTTACCTCACGAACTACGCAAAGAATGGAGATTCTTATTTTCGAGTCAAGTGCATGGAGAATCATTTTCCACCATGCTAGGAAGAATAACTATGCAAGGTgcaacaattattatattacaagatACCGATGATCATGTGTTTGGTGGTTTTGCTCCAGATAGTTGGAGATTGGGACCAAATTTTATAGGAAATCAAGGGTGCTTCCTATTCAAACTAGAGCCagatattttaacattttcttctaCAACTTACAATAATCATTATCAATACTTGAATCTTTACCAACAAACTATGCCTAATGGTTTGCTTATGGGAGGACAATTAAATTATCCAGGCTTATGGTTAGATTCTGAGTATGGAACTGGTAAATCGAGTAAATCTTGCACAACGTTTCAAAATTATGTACAATTAAGTGGCAAAgagaattttaaaataaagcaTTGCGAAGTATGGGGTGTTGGTCCAATACCAGCTGTAGAAGAAGATGTACGAGAAAACAAATCTGTTTTAGATCAAGATCCTACAGCTAAAGTAATGATGGAACTTCATGGACGTAAAATGCATAGCGAAGGTATCAGGGACAAAAAAGACTAA
- the LOC127065918 gene encoding glycine N-methyltransferase: MVDSVFLTRSLGTPAEGVRDQYADGKAAKVWEVFIGDKNQRTQNYRDFLVGLLKKKGCHRILDVACGTGVDSVMLLEEGFEVVSVDASDKMLKYALKSRWERRKEPAFDNWVIEEANWLTLYKDISHLIGDGFDAVICLGNSFAHMPDSFGDQREQKQAFANFERCVKPGGLFLIDHRNYDYIIQTGSTPPKCIYYNSRHMTNIKTSVLFISGKPAIVTLDYMITIDEKTNKNNSENVNEFRLSYYPHRLNVFSDMLAEAFRFKAKHTIYADFKPMDMIKNPGFYIHVLEKY, encoded by the exons ATGGTGGATTCAGTCTTTTTAACACGTTCGCTCGGTACACCAGCGGAGGGTGTAAGAGATCAATATGCCGATGGAAAAGCTGCCAAAGTATGGGAGGTTTTCATCGGCGATAAAAATCAGAGGACACAAAATTATCGGGACTTTTTGGTGGGTCTCCTTAAGAAGAAAGGTTGCCATAGAATCTTGGATGTTGCCTGTGGTACAGGCGTAGATTCGGTAATGCTCCTTGAAGAAGGCTTCGAGGTCGTCAGCGTTGATGCTTCCGATAAAATGCTCAAATATGCTCTCAAGTCCAGatgggagagaagaaaggaaccAGCTTTCGATAATTGGG tgaTCGAGGAAGCAAATTGGTTGACATTATATAAGGATATCAGTCATTTAATTGGAGACGGTTTCGATGCTGTTATTTGCCTTGGAAATAGTTTTGCACACATGCCCGACTCCTTTGGCGATCAGAGAGAGCAAAA acaaGCCTTTGCTAACTTCGAACGTTGTGTCAAACCAGGTGGATTGTTTTTGATCGATCACAGGAattacgattatattatacaaaccGGTAGCACACCACCcaaatgtatatactataaC AGTCGACACATGactaatataaaaacatcAGTACTATTCATATCAGGCAAACCAGCAATCGTGACTCTGGACTACATGATTACTatcgatgaaaaaacaaacaaaaacaattcAGAAAACGTTAACGAATTTAGGTTATCATATTATCCTCACAGATTGAACGTTTTTAGCGATATGCTTGCAGAAGCATTTCGATTTAAAGCAAAACATACGATATACGCTGATTTTAAACCAATGGATATGATCAAGAATCCTGGATTTTACATTCACGTGCTGGAAAAGTACTAG